In a genomic window of Sphingomonas koreensis:
- a CDS encoding flavin-containing monooxygenase, which translates to MTEHFDVVVVGAGISGIGAGYFLQRDCPDRSYVILEGRERIGGTWDLFRYPGIRSDSDMYTLGYSFRPWTQAKAIADGPSILRYLDETARDHGIDRHIRHQHRVTGASWSTEDARWTVSVERGPDKEPVAFTCNFLFMCSGYYNYAAGYLPEFAGRDRFKGDIVHPQHWPQDLDYAGKRVVVIGSGATAVTLVPEMAKTAAHVTMLQRSPTYIVARPSEDGIANWLRAKLPGKLAYRLTRLKNISLGQFFYRLARRKPEKTKERLIQMVRDELGEDYDVATHFTPRYNPWDQRICLVPDADLFASIREGRASVVTDQIETFEEEGIRLKSGDLLPAEVIVTATGLDMQLMSGIPFTVDGVRVDPAKSLGYKAMMYSDIPNLASSFGYTNASWTLKSDLTAAYVARLLNTMKKRGMRQATPRIAGDVEPEPFLDFTSGYVQRGMDKFPKQGNRKPWRVHQNYALDLVALRWGGIDEGMEFSNPEPKTRAAA; encoded by the coding sequence ATGACCGAGCATTTCGATGTCGTGGTGGTGGGTGCGGGGATCTCGGGCATCGGGGCGGGCTATTTCCTCCAGCGCGACTGTCCCGACCGCAGCTATGTGATCCTGGAAGGGCGCGAGCGCATCGGCGGGACCTGGGACCTGTTCCGCTATCCCGGCATCCGCTCCGACAGCGACATGTACACGCTCGGCTACAGCTTCCGCCCCTGGACCCAGGCGAAGGCGATTGCCGATGGCCCCTCGATCCTGCGCTATCTGGACGAAACCGCGCGCGATCATGGCATCGACCGGCATATCCGGCACCAGCATCGCGTGACCGGCGCCAGCTGGTCGACCGAAGACGCTCGCTGGACGGTCAGCGTCGAGCGCGGGCCGGACAAGGAACCGGTCGCGTTCACCTGCAATTTCCTCTTCATGTGCTCGGGCTATTACAACTACGCCGCGGGCTATCTCCCCGAGTTCGCCGGGCGCGATCGCTTCAAGGGGGACATCGTCCACCCCCAGCACTGGCCGCAGGACCTCGATTATGCCGGCAAGCGCGTGGTCGTGATCGGCTCCGGGGCGACCGCGGTTACGCTAGTGCCGGAAATGGCGAAGACCGCCGCGCATGTGACGATGCTCCAGCGCTCGCCCACCTATATCGTCGCGCGCCCGTCGGAGGACGGCATCGCCAACTGGCTGCGCGCGAAGCTGCCCGGCAAGCTCGCCTATCGGCTGACCCGGCTCAAGAACATCTCGCTCGGCCAGTTCTTCTACCGGCTCGCGCGCAGAAAGCCCGAGAAGACCAAGGAGCGGCTGATCCAGATGGTCCGCGACGAGCTGGGTGAGGACTATGACGTCGCGACCCATTTCACGCCGCGCTACAATCCCTGGGACCAGCGCATCTGTCTCGTCCCCGACGCCGACCTGTTCGCGTCGATCCGCGAGGGGCGTGCATCGGTCGTCACCGATCAGATCGAGACGTTCGAGGAAGAGGGCATCCGCCTCAAGTCGGGCGACCTGCTTCCGGCCGAGGTGATCGTCACCGCGACCGGCCTCGACATGCAGCTGATGAGCGGCATTCCCTTCACCGTCGATGGGGTGCGGGTCGATCCGGCCAAGTCGCTCGGCTACAAGGCGATGATGTATTCGGACATCCCGAACCTCGCCTCCAGCTTCGGCTACACCAATGCGAGCTGGACGCTGAAGTCGGACCTTACCGCCGCTTATGTCGCGCGTCTGCTCAACACGATGAAGAAGCGCGGGATGCGCCAGGCGACCCCGCGCATCGCCGGCGACGTCGAGCCGGAGCCGTTCCTCGACTTCACCTCGGGCTATGTCCAGCGCGGCATGGACAAATTCCCCAAGCAGGGGAATCGCAAGCCGTGGCGCGTGCACCAGAATTACGCGCTCGACCTCGTCGCGCTGCGCTGGGGCGGGATCGACGAGGGCATGGAATTCTCCAACCCGGAACCGAAAACGAGGGCCGCTGCCTAG
- a CDS encoding Rieske (2Fe-2S) protein: protein MSERLSSTPPGVRLGPIALIADGGARNFVLEMKAGRFHGFAVRSGDAVHGYVDRCPHMGLPLAQQLDAYLTSDRTLIQCSWHGALFRIDDGACVGGPCAGAALTPWPLEVRDGEIFTA from the coding sequence ATGAGCGAACGCCTTTCCTCGACCCCGCCGGGCGTCCGGCTCGGCCCGATCGCGCTGATCGCCGACGGCGGTGCGCGCAACTTCGTGCTCGAGATGAAAGCCGGCCGCTTCCATGGATTCGCGGTGCGCAGCGGTGACGCGGTGCACGGCTATGTCGATCGCTGCCCGCATATGGGCCTGCCCCTCGCCCAGCAGCTCGATGCCTATCTCACCTCCGATCGCACCCTGATCCAGTGCAGCTGGCACGGCGCGCTGTTCCGAATCGACGATGGCGCCTGTGTCGGCGGCCCGTGCGCCGGCGCCGCGCTCACCCCCTGGCCGCTCGAGGTGCGCGACGGCGAGATCTTCACCGCCTAG
- the hppD gene encoding 4-hydroxyphenylpyruvate dioxygenase, with the protein MTDPANPLGLNGFEFVEFTSPDPAAMAAQFEQLGFVASHRHPTKNITRYKQGRINLMLNRDDAGRVAKFRGEHGPSASAMAFRVADPVKAMEWALAHGAERTEEDDTVILGIGGSYLYFIQDGHDLYENWAEIPGWQEAEAANNVGLDLLDHLTHNVRRGQMRVWSQFYKTLFGFEEQKYFDIKGQATGLFSQAMIAPDKAIRIPLNESQDDKSQIEEFIREYKGEGIQHLALTTDDIYDTVERLRARGVRLQDTIETYYELVDKRVPGHGEDLERLRKNRILIDGNVGEEGILLQIFTENMFGPIFFEIIQRKGNEGFGNGNFQALFESIELDQIRRGVIKVDA; encoded by the coding sequence ATGACCGACCCCGCCAACCCCCTCGGCCTCAACGGCTTCGAGTTCGTCGAGTTCACCTCGCCCGATCCCGCGGCGATGGCCGCGCAGTTCGAGCAGCTCGGCTTCGTTGCAAGCCACCGCCACCCGACCAAGAACATAACCCGCTACAAGCAGGGCCGCATCAACCTGATGCTCAACCGCGACGATGCTGGGCGCGTGGCGAAGTTCCGCGGCGAGCACGGCCCCTCGGCCAGCGCGATGGCATTCCGCGTCGCGGACCCGGTCAAGGCGATGGAATGGGCGCTGGCGCATGGTGCCGAGCGGACCGAGGAGGACGACACCGTCATCCTCGGCATCGGCGGATCGTACCTCTACTTCATTCAGGACGGCCACGACCTGTACGAGAATTGGGCCGAAATCCCCGGCTGGCAGGAAGCCGAAGCCGCCAACAATGTCGGCCTCGACCTGCTCGACCACCTCACCCACAATGTCCGCCGCGGTCAGATGCGGGTGTGGTCGCAATTCTACAAGACGCTCTTCGGGTTCGAGGAGCAGAAGTATTTCGACATCAAGGGCCAGGCGACCGGCCTTTTCAGCCAGGCGATGATCGCCCCCGACAAGGCGATCCGCATCCCGCTCAACGAGAGCCAGGACGACAAGAGCCAGATCGAGGAGTTCATCCGCGAATACAAGGGCGAGGGGATCCAGCACCTCGCGCTCACCACGGACGACATCTACGACACGGTCGAGCGGCTGCGCGCGCGCGGCGTCAGGCTGCAGGATACGATCGAGACCTATTACGAGCTGGTCGACAAGCGCGTCCCCGGCCATGGCGAGGACCTTGAGCGGCTGCGCAAGAACCGCATCCTCATCGACGGCAATGTCGGTGAGGAGGGGATCCTGCTGCAGATCTTCACCGAGAACATGTTCGGCCCGATCTTCTTCGAGATCATCCAGCGCAAGGGCAATGAAGGGTTCGGCAACGGCAATTTCCAGGCGCTGTTCGAGAGTATCGAGCTCGACCAGATCCGCCGCGGCGTGATCAAGGTCGACGCCTGA
- a CDS encoding FecR family protein — MRDTETNGLSPPMHEALGWVVRLTSGSATRADAHAFEAWRAQDPAHAEAFREAAAMRRALRAMPLTDATGLSDNVVPFGARLRHAAMGRRGFLVTGGAIAASGAMLMVNPPYELWPSLAELRAGERTGVGERRLLRPMAGVTIEMNGRTALSLDTVRRQAILISGEAFIAVAENAAALAIRVGDTRWLGKATQFDVRASERETCVTCLTGHLFGEQGTARHRIVAGQRFAAAPGEAARITQIDPAVSGSWRRGVLIFRDTPLAAAIEDINRYRHGRIILSNEAVGRRLVSGMFHTAQIENAVSQIQQLLDLDVTEIAGGVTVIG, encoded by the coding sequence ATGCGCGACACAGAGACGAATGGCCTTTCGCCTCCGATGCACGAGGCATTGGGCTGGGTCGTCCGTCTCACATCGGGTTCGGCGACCCGGGCCGACGCGCATGCCTTCGAAGCATGGCGCGCGCAGGATCCGGCGCATGCCGAGGCGTTTCGCGAAGCGGCGGCGATGCGCAGGGCGCTGCGCGCGATGCCGCTCACGGATGCCACCGGCCTCTCCGACAACGTCGTCCCCTTCGGTGCGCGGCTGCGACACGCGGCGATGGGCCGGCGCGGCTTCCTCGTCACCGGCGGTGCCATCGCTGCGTCCGGCGCAATGCTGATGGTGAACCCGCCCTACGAACTCTGGCCCTCGCTCGCCGAGCTGCGCGCGGGCGAACGGACCGGCGTCGGGGAGCGTAGGCTGCTGCGCCCCATGGCCGGGGTCACGATCGAGATGAACGGCCGCACCGCGCTTTCGCTCGATACCGTGCGGCGGCAGGCAATCCTGATCTCGGGCGAAGCCTTTATCGCAGTCGCGGAGAACGCCGCCGCCCTCGCGATCCGCGTTGGCGACACCCGCTGGCTCGGCAAGGCGACGCAGTTCGACGTGCGAGCCAGCGAGCGGGAAACCTGCGTCACCTGCCTTACCGGGCATTTGTTCGGCGAGCAGGGTACCGCACGGCACCGCATCGTCGCGGGCCAGCGTTTCGCTGCTGCGCCCGGGGAAGCCGCCCGGATCACGCAGATCGATCCGGCGGTGAGCGGAAGCTGGCGTCGTGGCGTGCTGATCTTCCGCGATACACCGCTCGCCGCGGCGATCGAAGACATCAATCGCTACCGCCACGGACGCATCATCCTGTCGAACGAAGCGGTCGGCAGGCGGCTGGTAAGCGGCATGTTCCACACCGCACAGATCGAGAATGCCGTGTCGCAGATCCAGCAGCTGCTGGACCTCGACGTCACCGAGATCGCAGGCGGCGTGACGGTGATCGGCTGA
- a CDS encoding RNA polymerase sigma factor — protein sequence MADAPRSLLLRSLLARYSSLRGRLARRFGPQIAEDALQETWIRIETRADLAPVKDPEAYVYRAALNTAHNLVKSENRRLSFVDIEELLGVADDAPGPAAIAADRADVAVVARALSELTERQRIIFQEAFLGDVSHHVLAERFDVSIRTVQKDLRRGIDLCARRLGKRKSFVTGMARLSDREEEQE from the coding sequence ATGGCCGACGCCCCCCGATCGCTGCTGCTGCGCTCGCTGCTCGCGCGCTACTCCTCGCTGCGCGGCCGCCTCGCGCGCCGGTTCGGGCCGCAGATCGCCGAGGACGCGCTGCAGGAGACCTGGATCCGGATCGAGACGCGCGCCGATCTCGCGCCGGTCAAGGATCCGGAGGCCTATGTCTATCGCGCGGCGCTCAACACCGCGCACAATCTGGTCAAGTCCGAGAACCGGCGGCTCAGCTTCGTCGATATCGAGGAGCTGCTGGGCGTCGCTGACGATGCGCCCGGCCCCGCGGCCATCGCCGCCGATCGCGCGGACGTTGCCGTCGTCGCCCGCGCGCTTTCGGAGCTGACCGAGCGGCAGCGCATCATTTTCCAGGAGGCGTTTCTCGGCGATGTCAGCCACCACGTTCTCGCCGAACGCTTCGACGTGAGCATCCGCACGGTTCAGAAGGATCTACGGCGCGGCATCGATTTGTGCGCACGCCGGCTGGGCAAAAGAAAGTCGTTCGTCACCGGCATGGCCAGACTGTCCGACAGAGAGGAAGAGCAGGAATGA
- a CDS encoding energy transducer TonB family protein produces MKPDPVERIVSLALATLIPAAAGVALLWTLPPGDGGRGGKREGRNGVLVVEMLPLQPVSATLAAGAPPPSGASEARPWPQRHPAGSTILGMPQPAGGSSPPAPVREKIAGHVPGESVSSLSGSSAVSYRETLLAHIARYRRYPADARRDHVEGTVEIRFILDRAGAVQSAWIAASSGRTNLDAEALAAIHRAAPMPAIPSELPDSLDITLPIEFEIG; encoded by the coding sequence ATGAAACCGGACCCGGTCGAGCGCATCGTTTCACTGGCGCTGGCAACGCTTATCCCGGCGGCTGCCGGCGTGGCGTTGTTATGGACGCTACCGCCCGGCGACGGCGGCCGCGGCGGCAAACGCGAAGGCCGCAACGGCGTGCTGGTCGTCGAGATGCTCCCGCTCCAACCGGTCTCCGCGACACTCGCTGCGGGTGCCCCGCCACCGTCCGGGGCAAGCGAGGCACGCCCCTGGCCGCAGCGGCATCCGGCCGGCAGCACCATACTCGGCATGCCGCAACCGGCCGGCGGATCGAGCCCCCCGGCCCCGGTACGCGAGAAGATCGCGGGACATGTCCCCGGCGAAAGCGTTTCGAGCCTGAGCGGATCGAGTGCGGTCAGCTATCGTGAGACGCTGCTCGCGCACATCGCCCGCTATCGGCGCTACCCTGCCGACGCGCGGCGCGATCATGTCGAAGGGACGGTCGAGATCCGTTTCATACTCGATCGCGCCGGTGCCGTTCAAAGCGCCTGGATCGCGGCAAGCTCCGGCCGTACCAATCTCGACGCCGAAGCGCTGGCAGCGATCCACCGCGCCGCGCCGATGCCCGCGATTCCGTCGGAACTGCCCGATTCGCTCGACATCACCCTGCCCATCGAATTCGAGATCGGCTGA
- a CDS encoding helix-turn-helix transcriptional regulator, with the protein MRASCAARIDVERAALRPIDDAGDIVSSRVPALLCDVEMTVTCASVVAGERIELQASAKRIGLAVMIEGAACFAIDGVDVGVRVSAGQAILNAHLDPVMCTCQAAGRVVRLSLPRNAAQAWASEVHGGARRLARAVFVFQADAGLAALGNSGCESMKAGAVIQAVIAALASHEGIDVACPASRSISLARRRLDADPSRAWDLDDLARGVGVTPVTLQRGFRDCVGVTVASYAQRIRLSEARTRLASARETRPVSAIAHAAGFASVTAFARAYQRVFGETPTKTRADHARFPHGVHIESD; encoded by the coding sequence ATGCGAGCGAGCTGCGCGGCGAGAATTGATGTGGAACGGGCGGCGTTGCGGCCTATCGACGACGCCGGTGATATCGTTTCGTCGCGGGTTCCGGCTTTGCTTTGCGACGTCGAAATGACCGTGACCTGCGCTAGTGTTGTTGCGGGTGAGCGGATCGAGCTGCAAGCCAGCGCGAAGCGCATCGGATTGGCGGTCATGATCGAGGGCGCGGCCTGTTTCGCGATCGACGGCGTGGACGTGGGCGTGCGCGTGTCCGCGGGTCAGGCAATCCTGAATGCGCACCTCGACCCGGTCATGTGCACGTGTCAGGCGGCGGGGCGCGTGGTTCGGCTTTCCCTGCCCCGCAACGCAGCTCAGGCCTGGGCGAGCGAGGTTCATGGCGGGGCTCGGCGGCTGGCACGTGCCGTCTTCGTCTTCCAGGCCGATGCAGGTCTTGCTGCGCTCGGGAACAGCGGTTGCGAGAGCATGAAGGCTGGCGCTGTCATTCAAGCCGTGATTGCCGCGCTCGCCTCGCACGAGGGGATCGATGTGGCGTGCCCGGCGTCGCGATCGATCAGCCTGGCGCGGCGCCGGCTCGACGCCGATCCGTCGCGGGCATGGGATCTTGATGATCTTGCGCGCGGCGTGGGAGTCACGCCGGTTACGCTGCAACGGGGATTCCGCGACTGTGTCGGGGTGACCGTCGCCAGCTATGCGCAGCGGATTCGGTTGAGCGAGGCGCGGACGCGCCTGGCGAGTGCGCGCGAGACGCGACCCGTGAGCGCAATCGCGCATGCCGCGGGTTTCGCATCCGTCACAGCCTTCGCGCGCGCTTACCAGCGAGTGTTCGGCGAAACGCCGACCAAGACTCGCGCGGATCACGCTCGATTTCCACATGGGGTGCATATAGAATCGGATTAG
- a CDS encoding ShlB/FhaC/HecB family hemolysin secretion/activation protein, protein MKTVVGHGWRASGLAIATMIAIGNGTPALAQDAAPVAPVAPPSAATFDIRAFQVRGNKLLPPDAVERAVYPFMGPGRSEADVEAARAALQKAFEDAGYVAVSVFIPEQGVTGGILQLEVQPQAIGTVVVEGTKNPDAVRAQAPSLTPGQTPNITAFQRDVIAMNQKPTRRVTPELKAGVAPGTLDVVLKVEESSAWHGTVEINNFSSAATTDLRASATLRYDDMWGRGDSLSLTAQTAPRRTDDGTVFSGNYLTRLGQGTQLMLYGVHSDSDIAVIGGTSVVGKGNIFGVRLIQSLGASEGFHHALTVGIDWKDFAEDLKLGSDTDSAPIEYFPATLSWRGDWTGEGRKSDLSVTGIFGIRGLGDNKAAFEYKRYRARDSFFAFKLDAGHTQDVLDGAQIDARFNAQWSATPLISNEGFSIGGMQSVRGYYESETLADYGFAYQLEFRTPDAAELIGGPLDSLRVYSFWDMGWGGIHEPLRGQSERFRLMSLGAGARIKLFRYLNGALDVGSPLISGPESKTGDIFARFRIWGEF, encoded by the coding sequence TTGAAGACCGTAGTAGGCCATGGTTGGAGGGCGTCGGGCCTCGCGATCGCCACGATGATCGCGATTGGGAACGGGACTCCGGCTTTGGCGCAGGATGCCGCGCCAGTAGCGCCGGTGGCTCCGCCGTCCGCAGCGACATTCGATATCCGGGCGTTCCAGGTACGCGGCAACAAGCTGTTGCCACCCGACGCTGTCGAGCGAGCGGTCTACCCCTTCATGGGGCCGGGCCGCAGCGAGGCCGATGTCGAGGCTGCGCGTGCCGCGCTTCAGAAGGCGTTCGAGGATGCCGGCTATGTCGCCGTGTCGGTGTTCATTCCCGAACAGGGCGTGACCGGCGGCATTCTCCAGCTCGAAGTGCAGCCGCAGGCGATCGGTACGGTCGTGGTCGAGGGGACGAAGAACCCGGACGCAGTGCGCGCGCAGGCGCCGTCGCTGACGCCGGGGCAGACGCCCAACATCACCGCGTTCCAGCGCGACGTGATCGCGATGAACCAGAAGCCGACCCGGCGGGTGACGCCCGAGTTGAAAGCCGGCGTCGCGCCGGGCACGCTCGATGTGGTGCTCAAGGTCGAGGAAAGCTCGGCCTGGCACGGCACGGTCGAGATCAACAATTTCAGCTCGGCGGCGACCACCGATCTGCGCGCCTCGGCGACGCTGCGCTACGACGATATGTGGGGCCGCGGCGACAGCCTGTCGCTGACCGCGCAGACCGCGCCGCGCCGGACCGATGATGGCACCGTCTTTTCGGGCAACTACCTGACCCGGCTGGGCCAGGGCACGCAGCTGATGCTCTACGGCGTCCATTCGGACAGCGACATCGCCGTGATCGGCGGTACCAGCGTGGTCGGCAAGGGCAACATCTTCGGCGTCCGGCTGATCCAGTCGCTCGGCGCATCGGAAGGTTTCCACCACGCTTTGACCGTCGGCATCGACTGGAAGGACTTTGCCGAGGATCTGAAACTCGGTTCGGACACCGACAGCGCACCGATCGAGTATTTCCCGGCGACGCTGTCCTGGCGCGGTGACTGGACCGGGGAGGGGCGCAAGAGCGACCTCAGCGTCACCGGCATCTTCGGGATTCGCGGGCTAGGCGATAACAAGGCGGCGTTCGAGTACAAACGCTATCGGGCGCGCGACAGCTTCTTCGCTTTCAAGCTTGATGCCGGTCACACACAGGATGTGCTGGATGGCGCGCAGATCGATGCGCGGTTCAACGCGCAATGGTCGGCGACGCCACTCATCTCGAACGAGGGCTTCTCGATCGGCGGCATGCAGAGCGTCCGTGGCTATTACGAGTCCGAGACGCTCGCCGATTACGGCTTCGCCTATCAGCTCGAGTTCCGCACCCCTGATGCCGCCGAACTGATCGGCGGGCCGCTCGACTCACTGAGGGTCTACAGCTTCTGGGACATGGGCTGGGGCGGGATCCATGAGCCGCTGCGCGGCCAGAGCGAGCGCTTCCGGTTGATGAGCCTGGGCGCGGGCGCCCGCATCAAGCTGTTTCGATACCTCAACGGCGCGCTCGATGTCGGCTCGCCGCTGATTTCCGGGCCGGAGAGCAAGACCGGCGACATCTTCGCACGCTTCCGCATTTGGGGGGAATTCTAA
- a CDS encoding DUF2341 domain-containing protein, with protein MIQRVRRGAVAGAVALAAMTAFASPAHAWWGAEHAYRTRINLNTSAAGVTGEVARAPVLVRLHQGNFNFADAKPDGSDLRFVAGDDRTPLKFHVESWNAQAQQALVWVDVQNLQPGQAAAIYAYYGNKQAAAAQDAAGSFGPDYTLVYHFEGSGPAKDVTSNGVQGGGAATRNASGLIGNSLVFDGTTPLSIPAAAFGAGPLSVSFWVKPGSDGTLFTLPGAVSLIAQGGQIFIDQGGTRSAGAALAGGSWANVALVNDGKKTHVFVNGQPAGEVEGALGAATGDALIGRGFAGEIDEFRVAKAALPQSMFQLASASEGQGARLLTFDTAEQVETGGGHGYFGILFKALTWDAWAVIAILAVMLVLALWVMLSKHMLFTRIERANDDFLEAYRNQAKRSGDHTGLPSFDPGVGAVHSTLGDLYQVGRRELSERLQEGRSTGSRFAIRAQSIAAIRSALDAEQVIQGQKLHDRMGLLTNSISGGPFIGLAGTVLGVMITFASVAAAGEVNINAIAPGIAAALLATVAGLVVAIPAMFGYNSLLVRSKKITARNQIFADELEKRIAETWQDVPAAQAA; from the coding sequence ATGATCCAACGCGTCCGTCGGGGCGCAGTGGCGGGCGCGGTCGCGCTTGCCGCAATGACCGCCTTTGCCTCGCCCGCGCATGCCTGGTGGGGTGCCGAGCATGCCTATCGCACGCGGATCAACCTGAACACGAGCGCGGCGGGCGTGACCGGCGAGGTAGCGCGAGCACCGGTGCTGGTGCGGCTGCATCAGGGCAATTTCAACTTCGCCGACGCGAAACCCGACGGTTCGGACCTGCGCTTCGTTGCAGGCGATGATCGCACCCCGCTCAAATTCCATGTCGAGAGCTGGAACGCCCAGGCGCAGCAGGCGCTGGTGTGGGTCGACGTCCAGAACCTTCAGCCGGGTCAGGCCGCCGCGATCTATGCCTATTACGGTAACAAGCAGGCCGCCGCAGCGCAGGACGCCGCCGGCAGCTTCGGCCCCGATTACACGCTGGTCTATCACTTCGAGGGCAGCGGCCCGGCGAAGGACGTGACATCGAACGGCGTTCAGGGCGGCGGCGCGGCGACCCGCAATGCAAGCGGCCTGATCGGCAACAGCCTGGTGTTCGACGGCACGACACCGCTGAGCATCCCAGCCGCGGCATTCGGCGCCGGTCCGCTGTCGGTAAGCTTCTGGGTCAAGCCCGGTTCGGACGGCACGCTGTTCACGCTGCCCGGCGCGGTTAGCCTGATCGCGCAGGGCGGCCAGATCTTCATCGACCAGGGCGGTACCCGTTCGGCGGGCGCGGCGCTCGCCGGCGGTAGCTGGGCGAATGTCGCGCTGGTCAACGACGGCAAGAAGACGCATGTGTTCGTTAACGGTCAGCCCGCTGGCGAAGTGGAAGGTGCACTGGGCGCCGCGACCGGCGATGCGCTGATCGGTCGGGGCTTTGCCGGCGAGATCGACGAGTTCCGCGTCGCCAAGGCGGCGCTGCCGCAGTCGATGTTCCAGCTTGCCTCGGCGAGCGAAGGGCAGGGTGCGCGGCTGCTGACCTTCGACACCGCCGAGCAGGTCGAGACCGGCGGCGGCCACGGCTATTTCGGTATCCTGTTCAAGGCGCTGACCTGGGACGCCTGGGCGGTGATCGCGATCCTCGCGGTAATGCTGGTGCTGGCCCTGTGGGTGATGCTGTCCAAGCATATGCTGTTCACGCGGATCGAACGCGCGAACGACGACTTCCTCGAGGCCTATCGCAATCAGGCCAAGCGGTCGGGCGACCATACCGGCCTGCCCTCGTTCGACCCCGGCGTGGGCGCGGTCCATTCGACGCTGGGCGATCTCTATCAGGTCGGCCGCCGCGAGCTTTCCGAGCGGCTCCAGGAGGGCCGTTCCACCGGCAGCCGCTTCGCAATCCGCGCGCAGTCGATCGCCGCGATCCGTTCCGCGCTCGACGCGGAACAGGTGATCCAGGGCCAGAAGCTGCACGACCGGATGGGGCTGCTGACCAACTCGATCTCGGGCGGTCCGTTCATCGGTCTTGCCGGGACCGTCCTGGGCGTGATGATCACCTTCGCCAGCGTCGCCGCTGCCGGTGAGGTCAACATCAACGCGATCGCCCCGGGTATCGCCGCCGCGCTGCTGGCGACCGTCGCGGGCCTCGTCGTCGCGATCCCGGCGATGTTCGGCTACAACAGCCTGCTCGTCCGGTCGAAGAAGATCACGGCGCGCAACCAGATCTTCGCCGACGAGCTGGAAAAGCGCATCGCCGAAACGTGGCAGGACGTTCCTGCCGCGCAGGCCGCCTGA
- a CDS encoding ExbD/TolR family protein — protein MAIQIGDEDKPYNEINVTPMIDVMLVLLIIFILLTTAAVQGIKVDLPSASSAKPLEAQKSRVIAVADDGTISIDAIPVSLSELERELRTSIASTPDLAVILRGDRAVQYDKVMQVLDLCSKVGVPSLGMASTRPPGGGK, from the coding sequence ATGGCGATCCAGATCGGCGACGAGGACAAGCCGTACAACGAGATCAACGTCACGCCGATGATCGACGTGATGCTCGTGCTCCTCATCATCTTCATCCTGCTCACCACCGCGGCGGTGCAGGGCATCAAGGTCGACCTTCCCAGCGCTTCGTCCGCGAAGCCGTTGGAGGCGCAGAAGTCGCGCGTGATCGCGGTGGCCGACGACGGCACCATCTCGATCGACGCGATCCCGGTCTCGCTTTCCGAACTGGAGCGCGAACTGCGAACCTCGATCGCCTCGACACCGGACCTGGCGGTGATCCTGCGCGGCGACCGGGCGGTGCAGTATGACAAGGTGATGCAGGTGCTCGACCTGTGTTCCAAGGTCGGCGTGCCGAGCCTCGGCATGGCCTCCACCCGCCCGCCCGGCGGAGGCAAATGA
- a CDS encoding TonB-dependent receptor, producing the protein MTALALPGGPGGGRRKRSPVTLGRIALVGGIALAGFVIWSLFSAQIVTERPNENKTTQVILPPPPPPPPPPPQEKEIVPPEPTIAPPLDQPVEAPTPPTPDAPSQSDPAPGDNALTAREGAGPSNYGLAAGDGGGMRIGGRPGGSGGGNAFAAYGQMAVGDIRRAAQADRELNRGRYRIEEIEIAVDANGRISRVRVLRGGDERRNARIAQLLTGFQLSQRPPAGMPSLRVALSGS; encoded by the coding sequence ATGACGGCCCTGGCTCTGCCCGGGGGTCCGGGCGGGGGGCGTCGCAAGCGCTCCCCGGTCACGCTGGGCCGCATCGCTCTTGTCGGCGGGATCGCGCTCGCCGGGTTCGTGATCTGGAGCTTGTTCAGCGCCCAGATCGTCACCGAGCGGCCCAACGAGAACAAGACGACGCAGGTGATCTTGCCGCCGCCTCCACCGCCGCCGCCTCCGCCGCCGCAGGAAAAGGAGATCGTACCGCCCGAACCGACGATCGCGCCGCCGCTCGACCAGCCGGTCGAGGCACCGACGCCGCCGACTCCCGATGCGCCGAGCCAGTCCGACCCGGCGCCTGGCGACAACGCGTTGACCGCGCGGGAAGGGGCCGGCCCGTCCAACTACGGCCTTGCGGCCGGGGATGGCGGCGGGATGCGGATCGGCGGCCGACCGGGCGGTAGCGGGGGGGGCAACGCCTTCGCGGCTTACGGCCAGATGGCGGTCGGTGACATCCGCCGCGCCGCCCAGGCCGATCGCGAGCTGAACCGCGGCCGCTACCGCATCGAGGAGATCGAGATCGCGGTCGACGCCAACGGACGGATCAGCCGCGTGCGGGTGCTGCGCGGCGGCGACGAGCGCCGCAACGCACGCATCGCCCAATTGCTGACCGGATTCCAACTGTCACAGCGACCGCCGGCCGGAATGCCCAGCCTGCGCGTCGCCCTGAGTGGGAGCTGA